The following proteins are co-located in the Citrobacter freundii ATCC 8090 = MTCC 1658 = NBRC 12681 genome:
- a CDS encoding nitrate reductase subunit alpha, whose product MSKLLDRFRYFKQKGDTFAEGHGQVMHTNRDWEDSYRQRWQFDKIVRSTHGVNCTGSCSWKIYVKNGLVTWETQQTDYPRTRPDLPNHEPRGCPRGASYSWYLYSANRLKYPLVRKRLIELWRDALSRQPDPVLAWESIMNDPQKCQSYKQVRGRGGFIRSNWKELNQLIAAANVWTVKTYGPDRVAGFSPIPAMSMVSYAAGTRYLSLLGGTCLSFYDWYCDLPPASPMTWGEQTDVPESADWYNSSYIIAWGSNVPQTRTPDAHFFTEVRYKGTKTIAITPDYSEVAKLCDQWLAPKQGTDSALAMAMGHVILKEFHLDNPSDYFLNYCRRYTDMPMLVLLDAREDGSYVPGRMMRASDLVDGLGESNNPEWKTVAFNREGELVVPNGSIGFRWGEKGKWNLEPLAAGAETELSLSLLGQHDDVTGVAFPYFGGNENPHFRSVKQEPVLIRRLPVKHLTLADGSRCPVVSVYDLVLANYGLDRGLDDVHSAQDYSEVKAYTPAWGEQITGVPRRHIEQIAREFADTAHKTHGRSMIILGAGVNHWYHMDMNYRGMINILVFCGCVGQSGGGWAHYVGQEKLRPQTGWLPLAFALDWNRPPRQMNSTSFFYNHSSQWRYEKLTAQELLSPLADASKFSGHLIDFNVRAERMGWLPSAPQLNLNPLTVKAKAEQAGLSPAQYTAQALKSGDIRFACEQPDSGKNHPRNLFVWRSNLLGSSGKGHEYMLKYLLGTESGIQGEALGSSEGIKPEEVEWQSAAIEGKLDLLVTLDFRMSSTCLFSDIVLPTATWYEKDDMNTSDMHPFIHPLSAAVDPAWESKSDWEIYKGIAKVFSEVCVGHLGQETDVVLQPLQHDSPAELAQPFDILDWRKGECDLLPGKTAPNIAVVERDYPATYERFTSLGPLMDKLGNGGKGIAWNTQAEVDFLGKLNYTKREGPAKGRPLIDTALDASEVILALAPETNGQVAVKAWEALGAMTGRDHTHLALNKEDEKIRFRDIQAQPRKIISSPTWSGLESEHVSYNAGYTNVHELIPWRTLSGRQQLYQDHAWMRAFGESLVAYRPPIDTRSVSEMREVPPNGFPEKALNFLTPHQKWGIHSTYSENLLMLTLSRGGPIVWISETDAKELGIEDNDWIEAFNANGALTARAVVSQRVPPGMTMMYHAQERIMNIPGSEVTGMRGGIHNSVTRVCPKPTHMIGGYAQLAYSFNYYGTVGSNRDEFIMIRKMKNINWLDDEGRDQVQEAKK is encoded by the coding sequence ATCTACCCACGGCGTTAACTGTACCGGCTCATGCAGCTGGAAAATCTACGTCAAAAACGGGCTGGTAACCTGGGAAACTCAGCAAACCGACTACCCGCGTACCCGCCCTGACCTGCCAAATCATGAGCCCCGTGGCTGCCCACGCGGCGCAAGTTACTCGTGGTATCTCTACAGCGCTAACCGCCTGAAATATCCACTGGTGCGTAAACGCTTAATCGAATTGTGGCGCGACGCCCTGTCCCGCCAGCCCGATCCGGTGCTGGCCTGGGAATCCATTATGAACGACCCGCAAAAATGCCAGAGCTACAAGCAGGTACGCGGGCGCGGTGGGTTTATCCGTTCCAACTGGAAAGAACTTAATCAACTGATTGCTGCTGCCAACGTCTGGACGGTGAAAACCTACGGCCCTGATCGTGTGGCCGGATTCTCTCCCATCCCCGCAATGTCGATGGTCTCCTATGCCGCAGGTACGCGCTATCTCTCGCTACTGGGCGGAACCTGTCTGAGCTTCTATGACTGGTACTGCGACTTACCGCCCGCGTCACCGATGACCTGGGGCGAGCAGACCGACGTTCCTGAATCCGCCGACTGGTATAACTCCAGCTATATCATCGCCTGGGGCTCTAACGTGCCGCAGACCCGTACCCCGGACGCGCACTTTTTTACTGAAGTTCGCTACAAAGGCACCAAGACAATTGCCATTACGCCAGACTACTCGGAAGTCGCCAAACTGTGCGACCAGTGGCTGGCACCGAAACAAGGGACAGACAGCGCGCTGGCAATGGCGATGGGCCACGTCATCCTGAAAGAGTTCCATCTCGACAATCCCAGCGATTATTTCCTCAATTACTGTCGTCGCTATACCGATATGCCGATGCTGGTGCTGCTGGATGCCCGCGAAGATGGCAGCTACGTGCCTGGGCGCATGATGCGCGCCTCAGACCTTGTCGATGGTCTGGGTGAAAGCAACAATCCAGAGTGGAAAACGGTGGCTTTCAACCGCGAGGGCGAACTGGTTGTCCCGAACGGATCTATCGGTTTTCGCTGGGGCGAGAAAGGCAAATGGAACCTGGAACCCCTGGCGGCTGGTGCTGAAACAGAGCTTTCCCTCTCGCTGCTTGGCCAGCATGATGACGTGACCGGCGTGGCATTCCCCTATTTTGGCGGCAACGAAAACCCACATTTTCGCAGTGTAAAACAAGAACCGGTGCTGATCCGTCGACTACCGGTAAAACATCTCACCCTCGCTGACGGTAGCCGTTGCCCGGTGGTGAGCGTCTATGATCTAGTGCTGGCGAATTACGGCCTCGACCGTGGTCTGGATGATGTTCATAGCGCACAAGATTACAGCGAAGTAAAAGCCTACACCCCGGCCTGGGGTGAGCAAATTACCGGCGTGCCACGCCGTCATATCGAACAAATCGCCCGTGAGTTTGCCGATACCGCGCACAAAACGCATGGCCGTTCGATGATCATCCTCGGGGCTGGCGTTAACCACTGGTATCACATGGACATGAACTACCGCGGGATGATTAACATCCTGGTATTCTGTGGTTGCGTGGGACAAAGCGGCGGCGGCTGGGCGCACTATGTGGGTCAGGAGAAACTGCGTCCGCAAACCGGTTGGTTGCCGCTGGCCTTTGCGCTGGACTGGAACCGCCCACCGCGTCAGATGAACAGCACCTCGTTTTTCTACAACCACTCCAGTCAGTGGCGTTATGAAAAACTCACCGCGCAAGAGCTCCTCTCTCCGCTGGCCGATGCGTCGAAGTTTAGCGGACATTTGATTGACTTTAACGTACGAGCTGAACGAATGGGCTGGCTGCCCTCTGCGCCGCAGCTTAACCTTAACCCATTGACCGTCAAAGCGAAGGCAGAACAGGCTGGGTTATCTCCTGCGCAATACACTGCCCAAGCGCTGAAGTCGGGTGATATTCGTTTTGCCTGCGAGCAGCCGGATAGCGGCAAAAACCACCCACGCAACCTCTTCGTCTGGCGCTCTAACCTGCTCGGTTCCTCAGGTAAAGGGCATGAATACATGCTCAAGTATTTACTGGGTACCGAAAGCGGGATCCAGGGGGAAGCGCTCGGTTCAAGTGAGGGTATTAAACCTGAAGAGGTTGAATGGCAGTCCGCGGCGATAGAGGGCAAGCTCGATCTGCTGGTCACGCTCGATTTCCGTATGTCCAGCACCTGTTTGTTCTCCGATATCGTTTTGCCAACCGCTACCTGGTATGAAAAAGACGATATGAACACCTCGGATATGCATCCGTTTATTCACCCGTTGTCCGCGGCGGTCGACCCGGCATGGGAATCGAAGAGTGACTGGGAAATTTATAAAGGCATCGCCAAAGTGTTCTCTGAGGTATGTGTCGGACACCTTGGACAAGAAACGGATGTGGTGTTGCAACCACTGCAACACGACTCTCCGGCAGAGCTGGCGCAGCCGTTTGACATTTTGGACTGGCGCAAAGGCGAATGCGATCTCCTCCCGGGGAAAACGGCACCGAATATCGCCGTTGTGGAACGTGACTACCCCGCTACCTACGAACGCTTTACTTCACTCGGTCCGCTCATGGACAAGCTTGGTAACGGTGGGAAAGGCATTGCGTGGAATACCCAGGCGGAAGTCGATTTCCTCGGCAAGCTGAACTACACCAAACGCGAAGGCCCGGCAAAAGGCCGACCGCTGATTGATACCGCGCTGGATGCCTCTGAGGTGATCCTCGCCCTGGCGCCGGAAACCAACGGTCAGGTGGCGGTGAAAGCCTGGGAAGCGCTGGGGGCGATGACCGGACGCGACCATACGCATCTGGCGTTGAACAAAGAAGACGAAAAGATTCGTTTTCGCGATATCCAGGCGCAGCCGCGCAAAATCATCTCCAGTCCTACCTGGTCCGGCCTTGAAAGCGAACATGTCTCCTATAACGCAGGCTATACCAACGTCCACGAGTTGATCCCATGGCGTACCCTGTCCGGTCGCCAGCAGCTGTACCAGGATCACGCGTGGATGCGAGCCTTCGGTGAAAGCCTGGTGGCGTATCGTCCGCCTATCGATACCCGCAGCGTCAGTGAAATGCGCGAGGTTCCGCCTAACGGCTTCCCGGAAAAAGCCCTCAACTTCCTGACGCCGCACCAGAAATGGGGGATCCACTCCACCTACAGCGAAAACCTACTGATGCTGACGCTTTCGCGCGGCGGCCCCATTGTCTGGATCAGCGAGACCGATGCCAAAGAGCTGGGCATTGAGGATAACGACTGGATTGAAGCCTTCAACGCCAACGGTGCGCTCACCGCGCGTGCAGTGGTGAGTCAACGCGTGCCGCCGGGAATGACCATGATGTATCACGCTCAGGAGCGAATCATGAATATCCCAGGCTCGGAAGTCACCGGGATGCGTGGCGGGATCCATAACTCGGTCACCCGCGTCTGCCCGAAACCCACGCACATGATCGGCGGCTATGCGCAACTGGCATACAGCTTCAACTATTACGGGACGGTCGGCTCTAACCGCGATGAGTTCATCATGATTAGAAAAATGAAAAACATTAACTGGCTGGATGATGAAGGTCGCGATCAGGTACAGGAGGCGAAAAAATGA
- the narH gene encoding nitrate reductase subunit beta, with protein sequence MKIRSQVGMVLNLDKCIGCHTCSVTCKNVWTGREGMEYAWFNNVETKPGIGYPKNWEDQEEWQGGWVRDVNGKIRPRLGGKMGVITKIFANPVIPQIDDYYEPFTYDYQHLHSAPESKNQPTARPRSLIDGKRMDKIIWGPNWEELLGGEFSKRARDRNFEKMQKEMYGQFENTFMMYLPRLCEHCLNPSCVATCPSGAIYKREEDGIVLIDQDKCRGWRLCISGCPYKKIYFNWKSGKSEKCIFCYPRIESGQPTVCSETCVGRIRYLGVLLYDADRIEEAASTEHETDLYERQCDVFLNPNDPAVIEEALKQGIPHNVIEAAQRSPVYKMAMDWKLALPLHPEYRTLPMVWYVPPLSPIQSVADAGGLPHNGNILPAVESLRIPVQYLANMLSAGDTGPVLRALKRMMAMRHYMRAQTVEGVTDTRAIEEVGLSVEQVEEMYRYLAIANYEDRFVIPTSHREMARDAFPEKNGCGFTFGDGCHGSDTKFNLFNSSRIDAIDITEVRDKAEGE encoded by the coding sequence ATGAAAATACGCTCACAGGTAGGCATGGTCCTTAATCTGGATAAGTGCATCGGCTGCCACACCTGCTCCGTCACCTGTAAAAACGTCTGGACCGGGCGTGAAGGGATGGAATATGCGTGGTTTAACAACGTCGAGACTAAACCGGGGATTGGTTATCCGAAAAACTGGGAAGATCAGGAAGAGTGGCAAGGCGGCTGGGTTCGCGATGTCAACGGCAAGATAAGACCGCGTCTGGGCGGTAAGATGGGCGTGATCACCAAAATTTTCGCCAACCCGGTGATCCCGCAAATCGATGATTACTATGAACCGTTTACCTACGATTATCAGCATCTGCATAGCGCGCCGGAGAGCAAGAATCAGCCCACCGCGCGTCCGCGTTCGCTGATAGATGGTAAACGGATGGACAAGATTATCTGGGGTCCAAACTGGGAAGAACTGCTTGGTGGCGAATTTTCAAAACGTGCCCGCGACCGTAACTTCGAGAAGATGCAAAAGGAGATGTACGGTCAGTTCGAAAACACCTTCATGATGTATTTACCGCGCCTGTGCGAGCACTGTCTGAACCCAAGCTGTGTCGCCACCTGCCCGAGCGGTGCTATCTATAAGCGTGAAGAAGACGGCATTGTGCTGATCGACCAGGACAAATGTCGCGGTTGGCGCTTGTGCATCAGCGGCTGTCCGTACAAAAAAATCTACTTTAACTGGAAGAGCGGTAAGTCAGAGAAGTGCATTTTCTGCTACCCGCGTATTGAGTCCGGCCAGCCGACGGTGTGTTCAGAAACCTGCGTTGGGCGTATCCGTTATCTCGGGGTATTGCTGTACGACGCCGACCGTATCGAGGAAGCAGCGAGCACCGAGCATGAAACCGATCTCTACGAGCGTCAGTGCGATGTGTTCCTCAACCCGAACGATCCAGCGGTGATTGAAGAGGCGCTAAAACAAGGTATTCCACACAACGTCATCGAAGCAGCTCAGCGCTCGCCGGTTTACAAAATGGCGATGGACTGGAAGCTGGCGCTACCGCTGCACCCGGAGTATCGCACCCTGCCGATGGTCTGGTATGTGCCGCCATTGTCACCGATACAGTCGGTCGCCGACGCGGGCGGACTGCCGCACAATGGCAACATTTTGCCTGCGGTTGAGTCGCTGCGAATTCCGGTTCAGTACCTCGCCAATATGCTCAGTGCGGGTGATACCGGTCCGGTGCTGAGGGCGCTCAAACGGATGATGGCCATGCGCCACTATATGCGTGCGCAAACCGTAGAAGGCGTCACGGACACCCGCGCGATTGAGGAAGTGGGTCTGAGCGTTGAGCAGGTCGAGGAGATGTATCGTTATCTGGCCATCGCCAACTATGAAGACCGCTTTGTGATCCCGACCAGTCACCGCGAAATGGCGCGTGATGCCTTCCCGGAGAAAAACGGCTGCGGATTTACCTTCGGCGACGGTTGTCATGGTTCCGACACCAAATTCAACCTGTTCAACAGCAGCCGTATTGATGCCATCGACATCACCGAAGTGCGCGATAAAGCGGAGGGTGAATAA
- the narW gene encoding nitrate reductase molybdenum cofactor assembly chaperone → MQILKVIGLLMEYPDELLWECKDDALALVASDAPMLSDFSQELLNAPLLDKQAEWCEIFDRGRATSLLLFEHVHAESRDRGQAMVDLLAQYEKVGLQLNCRELPDHLPLYLEYLSVLPEAEAKEGLQNVAPILALLGGRLKQRDTPWYQLFDALLQLAGSPLSSDSVTKQVGAETRDDTRQALDAVWEEEQVKFIEDNATACDSSPLQNYQRRFSQDVAPQYVDVSAGGPK, encoded by the coding sequence ATGCAAATCCTGAAGGTTATCGGCCTGCTGATGGAGTACCCCGACGAGCTGCTATGGGAGTGTAAAGACGACGCGCTGGCGCTTGTGGCCAGCGATGCCCCCATGCTTAGTGATTTTAGCCAGGAGCTGCTCAATGCGCCGTTACTGGATAAACAAGCCGAATGGTGCGAAATCTTTGACCGGGGTCGGGCCACCTCTCTGCTGCTGTTTGAGCATGTGCACGCCGAGTCCCGTGACCGTGGTCAGGCAATGGTCGATCTGTTAGCGCAGTATGAAAAGGTCGGGCTGCAGCTAAACTGTCGCGAACTGCCGGATCACCTGCCTTTATATCTTGAGTACTTAAGCGTGTTACCGGAAGCGGAGGCCAAAGAAGGACTGCAGAACGTCGCACCGATTCTGGCGTTGCTTGGCGGGCGCTTAAAACAGCGCGATACGCCGTGGTATCAACTGTTTGATGCCCTGTTGCAGCTTGCCGGAAGTCCTCTTTCGAGTGACAGTGTCACTAAGCAGGTTGGCGCGGAAACGCGCGACGATACCCGACAGGCGCTGGATGCAGTCTGGGAAGAGGAACAGGTGAAGTTTATCGAAGATAATGCCACCGCCTGTGACAGTTCACCGTTACAAAACTATCAACGACGCTTTAGCCAGGACGTGGCACCTCAGTATGTCGACGTCAGCGCGGGAGGCCCGAAATGA
- the narI gene encoding respiratory nitrate reductase subunit gamma — protein MIQYLNVFFYDIYPYLCGTVFILGNWLRYDYGQYTWRASSSQMLDKRGMVLWSNLFHIGILGIFFGHLFGMLTPHWMYAWFLPIAVKQQMAMIAGGLCGVLTLVGGAGLLVRRLTNPRIRATSSTADILILCVLLIQCILGLTTIPFSAQHPDGSEMLKLVGWAQSVVTFQGGASAHLDGVAWIFRVHLVLGMTIFLLFPFTRLVHVWSAPFEYFTRRYQIVRSRR, from the coding sequence ATGATACAGTACCTGAACGTCTTTTTTTACGATATCTATCCGTACCTGTGCGGTACGGTGTTTATCCTCGGCAATTGGCTCCGCTACGACTACGGGCAATACACCTGGCGCGCGTCTTCCAGCCAGATGCTGGACAAACGCGGCATGGTGTTGTGGTCAAACCTGTTCCACATCGGTATTCTGGGGATCTTTTTCGGGCACCTGTTTGGCATGTTAACGCCGCACTGGATGTATGCCTGGTTCCTGCCGATTGCGGTAAAGCAGCAGATGGCGATGATTGCCGGCGGACTTTGTGGCGTGCTCACACTGGTGGGTGGCGCTGGCCTGCTGGTGCGCCGGTTGACTAACCCGCGCATTCGCGCAACCTCCTCGACCGCCGATATTCTGATCCTCTGCGTTCTGCTGATTCAATGTATTCTCGGTTTAACCACTATCCCGTTCTCTGCACAGCACCCTGACGGCAGTGAAATGCTAAAACTGGTCGGTTGGGCGCAGTCGGTGGTGACCTTCCAGGGCGGTGCGTCTGCGCATCTGGATGGCGTGGCGTGGATTTTCCGTGTGCATCTGGTTCTGGGGATGACCATTTTTCTGCTGTTCCCGTTCACCCGACTGGTCCACGTGTGGAGTGCGCCGTTTGAGTACTTTACCCGCCGTTATCAGATAGTGCGTTCGCGTCGCTAA
- a CDS encoding PhzF family isomerase, producing MKPQVYHVDAFTSVPFRGNSAGVVLHADGLSEAQMQLIARELRHSETAFLLTSDDSDVRIRYFTPTVEVPICGHATVAAHYVRAKVLGLGNSTVWQTSLAGRHRVDIEASDNDYRISLEQGVPGFEAPLEGAVRAAIIDALHLSEDDMLPGLPIQVATTGHSKVMIALKPEVDLDALSPDLPALTAISQQIGCNGFFPFQIRKGENATDGRMFSPAIGIVEDPVTGNANGPMGAWLVQHGLMPHDGKTLRVQGHQGRALGRDGIVDVTVAIRENLPEKVTITGSAVILFHAEWAIDF from the coding sequence ATGAAACCACAGGTTTATCACGTCGATGCCTTTACTTCAGTACCCTTTCGCGGCAATTCAGCGGGAGTGGTGTTGCATGCTGACGGATTGAGCGAAGCACAGATGCAACTTATTGCTCGCGAGCTGCGTCATTCGGAAACCGCATTCCTGCTGACCAGTGACGACAGCGATGTTCGCATTCGTTATTTCACGCCGACGGTCGAAGTTCCTATCTGTGGACACGCTACCGTCGCCGCACATTATGTGCGCGCCAAGGTGCTGGGTCTGGGCAACAGCACCGTCTGGCAAACCTCGCTCGCCGGTCGTCATCGGGTCGATATTGAAGCGAGTGACAATGACTATCGCATTAGCCTTGAACAAGGCGTACCTGGATTCGAAGCTCCGCTGGAAGGTGCTGTACGTGCCGCGATAATCGATGCACTGCACCTGAGCGAAGACGATATGCTGCCCGGATTACCCATTCAGGTAGCCACCACCGGACACTCTAAAGTAATGATTGCGCTGAAGCCTGAGGTGGACCTCGACGCCCTTTCCCCGGATTTGCCTGCCCTGACCGCTATCAGCCAGCAAATTGGCTGTAACGGTTTCTTCCCTTTTCAAATTCGCAAGGGCGAAAACGCCACCGATGGCCGCATGTTCTCGCCTGCTATTGGTATTGTGGAAGATCCGGTTACCGGCAATGCCAACGGTCCAATGGGCGCGTGGCTGGTTCAACATGGGTTGATGCCGCATGACGGGAAAACGCTACGTGTTCAGGGACATCAGGGCCGCGCGCTCGGGCGTGACGGTATTGTTGATGTGACGGTGGCTATCCGTGAAAACCTGCCGGAAAAAGTGACCATTACCGGTTCGGCAGTGATCCTGTTTCACGCCGAATGGGCGATAGATTTTTAA
- the nhoA gene encoding N-hydroxyarylamine O-acetyltransferase, producing MTPFLTAYFARIGWSDSASVDIETLKALHLLHNGAIPFENLDVLLPREMQLDDLSLEEKLVTAHRGGYCFEQNGVFERALREIGFNVRSLLGRVVLANPSSLPPRTHRLLLVELQGEQWIADVGFGGQTLTAPIRLQADIEQQTPHGEYRLVQEGDDWILQFRHHDHWQSMYRFDLVVQHQSDYLMGNFWSAHWPQSHFRHHLLMCRHLPDGGKLTLTNFHFTRYQDGRAIEQINLPDVASLYALLQEQFGLGVDDAKHGFTEDELATVMAAFDTHPEAGK from the coding sequence ATGACGCCTTTTTTAACCGCTTATTTTGCCCGTATTGGCTGGTCAGATTCGGCCAGCGTCGACATTGAAACTTTAAAAGCGCTGCATTTACTGCACAACGGCGCGATTCCGTTTGAAAACCTGGATGTATTACTGCCAAGAGAGATGCAGCTTGACGATTTGTCGCTGGAAGAGAAGCTGGTGACGGCGCATCGTGGCGGTTATTGCTTTGAACAGAATGGAGTGTTTGAGCGCGCGCTACGCGAAATCGGTTTTAACGTACGCAGCCTTCTCGGTCGTGTGGTACTGGCAAATCCGTCAAGTCTGCCGCCGCGCACGCATCGTCTGTTGCTGGTTGAATTACAGGGAGAGCAGTGGATCGCCGACGTTGGCTTCGGCGGGCAAACGCTGACGGCGCCGATTCGTCTGCAGGCCGACATTGAGCAGCAAACGCCACACGGCGAATATCGTCTGGTTCAGGAGGGGGACGATTGGATCCTGCAGTTCCGCCATCACGATCACTGGCAATCAATGTACCGTTTTGACCTGGTCGTGCAGCACCAGAGCGATTATCTGATGGGCAATTTCTGGTCCGCGCACTGGCCACAATCGCATTTTCGTCATCATTTGCTGATGTGTCGTCATCTTCCGGACGGCGGCAAGCTGACGTTGACCAATTTTCATTTCACCCGTTATCAGGATGGTCGGGCGATAGAGCAGATTAATCTGCCCGATGTCGCCAGCCTGTATGCCTTGCTGCAGGAACAGTTTGGACTGGGCGTGGATGACGCGAAGCATGGGTTTACCGAAGATGAGCTGGCGACGGTCATGGCGGCGTTTGATACGCATCCAGAGGCGGGGAAATAG
- a CDS encoding flavin reductase family protein — MSHFRSIELKHASRLLNHGPTILITSRDEHTERRNVMAAAWSMPVEFEPPRIAIVVDKTAWSRELIERSGKFGIVIPGVAATNWTYAVGSVSGRVEDKFNCYGIPVVKGPVLGLPLIEAKCLAWMECRLLPATAAQEKYDTLFGEVVSAAADERAFVEGRWQFDDDKLNTLHHLGAGTFVTSGKRITAAE; from the coding sequence ATGAGCCATTTCCGTTCAATCGAATTAAAACATGCCAGTCGGCTGCTTAACCACGGCCCTACGATACTGATCACCAGCCGGGATGAGCATACCGAGCGGCGAAATGTGATGGCGGCGGCATGGTCAATGCCGGTAGAATTTGAACCGCCGCGGATTGCAATTGTTGTTGATAAGACCGCCTGGTCGCGTGAACTGATTGAGCGTAGCGGCAAGTTCGGTATTGTTATTCCGGGCGTGGCCGCTACCAACTGGACTTACGCGGTGGGCAGCGTTTCCGGTCGCGTGGAAGATAAATTTAACTGCTACGGTATTCCGGTGGTAAAAGGTCCGGTGCTGGGATTACCGTTAATAGAAGCGAAATGTCTGGCCTGGATGGAGTGTCGTCTGCTGCCTGCAACGGCGGCACAGGAAAAATATGACACCCTGTTTGGGGAAGTGGTCTCGGCTGCCGCTGATGAGCGAGCTTTCGTGGAAGGACGCTGGCAGTTTGATGATGATAAACTCAATACCCTGCATCATCTTGGCGCCGGAACGTTTGTCACCAGCGGGAAACGCATAACAGCGGCTGAATAA
- the pptA gene encoding tautomerase PptA: MPHVDIKCFPRDLNEEEKAALATDITEVIIRHLQSKESSVSVALNEVEPDAWQAVWDAEIAPQMTRLIKKPGYSM, from the coding sequence ATGCCGCACGTTGATATCAAATGTTTTCCTCGCGATTTGAACGAAGAAGAGAAGGCCGCACTGGCGACGGATATTACCGAAGTCATTATTCGTCATTTACAAAGCAAAGAGAGTTCAGTGAGCGTGGCGCTGAATGAAGTTGAGCCGGATGCCTGGCAGGCGGTATGGGATGCGGAAATCGCACCACAGATGACGAGGCTGATTAAAAAACCCGGCTACAGCATGTGA
- a CDS encoding glutathione S-transferase family protein codes for MIKVYGVPGWGSAISEVMLTLAEIPYHFINVDGFDSDGPQRELLKTMNPLCQVPTLVLENGSVMTETAAIALMILDRRPELSPPVGHAERQQFQRLLIWLVANVYPTFTYADYPERWVPDAPAQLKKNCIEYRKSLYMWLNDQLNAEPYAFGDQLTLLDVYIAVMRSWGPGHDWFQDNTPNISAIADAVCQHPRLRTVLKSNKII; via the coding sequence ATGATTAAGGTCTATGGGGTACCGGGCTGGGGATCGGCCATCAGTGAAGTGATGCTCACACTGGCGGAGATCCCTTATCATTTTATTAATGTCGACGGTTTTGACAGTGACGGCCCTCAGCGGGAGTTGCTTAAGACGATGAATCCACTATGCCAGGTGCCCACGCTGGTACTGGAAAATGGCAGTGTGATGACGGAAACGGCGGCGATCGCGCTGATGATCCTCGATCGTCGCCCTGAACTTTCACCACCCGTTGGACACGCCGAACGCCAGCAGTTTCAGCGTCTGTTGATATGGCTGGTAGCAAATGTCTATCCCACGTTTACCTATGCCGACTATCCAGAACGCTGGGTACCGGACGCCCCGGCGCAGTTGAAAAAGAACTGCATTGAGTACCGTAAATCCCTCTATATGTGGCTGAACGATCAGCTAAACGCCGAGCCGTACGCATTCGGGGATCAGCTAACACTACTGGACGTATATATTGCCGTTATGCGCAGCTGGGGACCTGGGCATGACTGGTTTCAGGACAACACGCCGAATATTAGCGCTATCGCTGATGCAGTTTGTCAGCATCCGAGGCTGCGTACTGTACTGAAAAGCAATAAGATTATTTGA
- a CDS encoding LysR family transcriptional regulator: MRSSMFEYMNIFVQVVEQGGFARAADVLHLHRPAVTKAIQHLEDDLGAKLLNRTTRKVSLTEEGDAFYQRTKILLSDVDDIMASFSSTRPPRGKLRVNAPLSLAHSVLVPALNDFQSRYPDIEIVLTSTDRRIDLLAEGIDCMIRIGELQDSSLISRRLGEVKMVTCASPDYLQKHGVPQTPEDLSRHQAINFFSERHREALEWSFVREGETVSFIPTGHISVDNSDILLTGCLSGLGIIHGVHAVLAPWIQSGQLVEVLADYAGESKPVSVLYPDRRHLAPRVRVFIDWLSALFTEKKSRLQGLL, translated from the coding sequence ATGCGTTCCAGTATGTTTGAATATATGAACATTTTTGTACAGGTTGTTGAGCAAGGTGGATTTGCCAGAGCAGCAGACGTGTTACACCTGCACCGCCCTGCAGTGACCAAAGCTATCCAACATCTTGAAGACGATCTGGGAGCAAAGTTGCTTAACCGCACGACTCGTAAAGTGAGTCTGACAGAAGAAGGTGACGCTTTTTACCAACGCACAAAAATCCTGCTCAGTGACGTTGATGACATCATGGCTTCTTTCTCATCCACTCGCCCTCCGCGCGGAAAACTTAGGGTGAATGCCCCCCTGTCGCTGGCTCACTCGGTATTAGTCCCGGCCCTGAACGATTTCCAGTCGCGCTACCCGGATATTGAGATTGTCCTCACCTCCACCGACCGCAGAATCGATCTGCTTGCCGAAGGTATCGACTGCATGATTCGCATTGGCGAGTTACAAGACTCTTCTCTGATTTCACGGCGGCTTGGTGAGGTAAAAATGGTGACATGCGCGTCACCGGATTATCTGCAAAAACACGGCGTACCGCAGACGCCAGAGGATTTATCCCGACATCAGGCAATTAACTTTTTCAGTGAACGTCATCGTGAAGCACTGGAATGGTCCTTCGTCCGTGAGGGTGAAACCGTGTCGTTTATCCCCACAGGTCACATCAGCGTTGATAACTCCGACATCCTTTTGACAGGCTGTTTATCCGGACTCGGTATCATCCACGGTGTGCACGCGGTACTGGCCCCCTGGATCCAGTCGGGCCAGCTCGTAGAGGTGCTGGCCGATTATGCCGGGGAATCAAAACCCGTTTCTGTGCTCTACCCGGACAGGCGCCATCTTGCCCCCCGCGTTCGGGTGTTTATTGACTGGCTGAGTGCGCTTTTTACCGAGAAAAAATCGCGCCTACAGGGATTATTATAA